One region of Psychrobacter sp. DAB_AL43B genomic DNA includes:
- the nagZ gene encoding beta-N-acetylhexosaminidase, whose product MYGVLMIDIDSTALTAEDVSLIKQAQVGGVILFARNVADAAQVRTLCDDIRYHNADILIGVDQEGGRVARLRNGFTPLPAMGKLGELFNQDSSRALSCAYDCGYLMAAEVLAVGIDLSFAPVLDRDGISQVIGDRSFHHEPQAITALATQFMRGMKAAGMATTGKHFPGHGAIAPDSHVAEAIDNRSLDEIINSDMQPFAQTLPWLDALMPAHVIFSQVDNKPAGFSKIWLKDIIRDQLKFDGVLFSDDLSMAGAQAAGDVSARVTAAIEAGCDIALVCNDRVAAHEAAEAAQDLPYPNQNRIKTMCGQIPVWQGDLESTCQQFEYWQQAKDNISQTFFPVQAESQALANTELKDPTNYKQSL is encoded by the coding sequence ATGTATGGCGTCTTAATGATTGATATCGATAGTACTGCACTGACTGCTGAAGATGTCAGCTTAATCAAACAAGCCCAAGTTGGCGGGGTCATATTATTTGCTCGAAACGTGGCAGATGCGGCGCAAGTTCGAACGTTGTGTGACGACATACGTTATCACAATGCGGATATACTCATCGGAGTTGATCAAGAAGGTGGCCGTGTCGCCCGCCTACGTAACGGTTTCACGCCATTGCCAGCGATGGGCAAGCTCGGTGAGTTATTTAATCAAGATTCCAGTCGCGCCCTTAGCTGCGCTTATGATTGTGGCTACCTGATGGCAGCAGAAGTATTGGCCGTCGGAATTGATTTGAGTTTTGCGCCGGTGCTGGATAGAGACGGTATCAGCCAAGTCATCGGTGATCGCAGCTTTCATCATGAACCCCAAGCTATTACCGCTTTGGCTACCCAGTTTATGCGCGGGATGAAAGCGGCTGGTATGGCAACCACGGGTAAACACTTCCCGGGTCACGGTGCTATCGCTCCGGATTCGCATGTGGCGGAAGCCATCGATAATCGTAGTTTAGATGAGATTATAAATAGCGATATGCAGCCTTTTGCGCAAACGCTGCCGTGGCTGGATGCTTTAATGCCAGCACATGTTATTTTTTCACAAGTGGATAATAAACCAGCGGGATTCTCAAAAATTTGGCTCAAAGATATTATTCGAGATCAGCTTAAGTTTGATGGCGTCTTATTTTCTGATGACTTATCTATGGCTGGGGCGCAAGCCGCTGGCGATGTCAGCGCGCGCGTCACAGCAGCGATTGAAGCAGGTTGCGATATCGCTTTGGTTTGCAACGATCGCGTTGCTGCGCATGAAGCTGCCGAAGCTGCTCAAGACCTACCTTATCCCAATCAAAACCGCATTAAAACCATGTGTGGACAAATACCAGTTTGGCAAGGCGACCTCGAATCTACTTGTCAGCAGTTTGAATATTGGCAACAGGCAAAAGATAATATCTCACAGACGTTCTTTCCTGTTCAAGCAGAATCTCAAGCATTGGCTAACACTGAATTAAAAGATCCGACTAATTATAAACAATCTTTGTAA
- a CDS encoding FKBP-type peptidyl-prolyl cis-trans isomerase, producing MTTIAKDTAVKFNYTLKDDEGNILDQSPEGQPLAYLHGHSNIIPGLEQQLEGKSAGERVNAVVEPADGYGEYQAQAVQHVPRDNFQGVDDIQPGMQFQSEAGGQVMLVTVTEVNDDEVIVDANHPLAGKRLTFDVEIQEVRAATEDELNHGHVHGAGGVEH from the coding sequence ATGACTACTATCGCAAAAGATACTGCCGTCAAGTTCAACTACACGCTAAAAGACGACGAAGGTAACATCCTTGACCAGTCTCCAGAAGGTCAACCGCTTGCTTATTTGCATGGCCATAGCAATATCATTCCAGGTCTTGAGCAACAACTAGAAGGCAAATCTGCTGGCGAAAGAGTCAATGCTGTCGTTGAGCCTGCTGATGGTTATGGCGAATACCAAGCACAAGCGGTACAACACGTACCACGTGATAACTTCCAAGGCGTTGATGATATCCAGCCTGGTATGCAGTTTCAGTCAGAAGCTGGCGGTCAAGTGATGCTGGTAACTGTTACTGAAGTCAATGATGACGAAGTAATCGTTGATGCGAACCACCCATTAGCGGGTAAGCGTTTGACTTTTGATGTTGAAATCCAAGAAGTACGCGCAGCTACTGAAGATGAACTAAACCATGGTCATGTACATGGCGCTGGTGGCGTTGAGCACTAA
- a CDS encoding carboxy terminal-processing peptidase, whose product MKKQPAQWLLSAASVGIAGLILTQSYGTAVADSNTEGFKQTPEQQVTTRQVAALLDRSHYLNQPLDTATGSEILSMYIDSLDPNHTLFLQSDVDEFKKKYADEFGARLKRGDLSAGVEVFERYRKRSNEYFAMAKKMLKTDLDLTGKETIVLDREKLNHFKTKKEQRDYWTRQLKFQLMSITLGQEDEKAKEKVFLDNPDITRGQDLVRNDERTPSEILLNRLSRQQEQFTRLKDDEIMETILNTAMLTYDPHSNYYAPIQANELQIQSSLQLEGIGVSIRPDRKNPDYTRIVTLVDGGPAAKSGQIKPNDLIIGIAKDGETMTDVVGWSTREIVSLIRGKRGTSVTIKVRQPNTPDTSARNVTVVRDIIQQEESGVTQRVVEVQRPNIDKTPKRIGVLEIPSFYLNYRARRNGEDYRSVSIDTEKALKELNKENIDGLVVDLRNNPGGSLDEVAKMLGFFIKSGPMVQIRDNRGNIQVYDDIDGGEQLYKGKVVVITNLASASASEIFAAAIQDYGRGLVVGSTTTGKGSAQIQLDSLALGSATLTQRKFYRITGGSTQNKGVVPDVELVNIYDDATFGERAQKKALPWDTIKTAPYKPEGKFTADTLATLNQQSKIRQQKNPQFVYLSTLNDIRNMEDEKKPFPLDINSRRAKMQLIEKRSLEAENKRLIATGERPYANWNTYQAAMDAKFEERSQMKALERPELPEDEAFINEAAYIMLSANPKVLVSPEEKL is encoded by the coding sequence ATGAAAAAACAACCAGCACAGTGGTTACTTAGTGCAGCGTCAGTGGGTATCGCTGGTCTTATTCTTACCCAAAGCTACGGCACGGCAGTGGCTGATAGTAATACAGAAGGCTTTAAACAGACACCTGAGCAACAGGTGACTACCCGCCAAGTAGCCGCATTGCTGGATCGTAGTCATTATCTCAATCAGCCACTCGATACGGCGACAGGCAGCGAGATTTTGTCTATGTATATCGATAGCCTCGATCCAAACCATACGCTGTTTTTGCAATCTGATGTCGATGAGTTTAAGAAAAAATATGCTGATGAGTTCGGTGCTCGTCTTAAGCGTGGTGATTTGTCCGCTGGGGTAGAAGTCTTTGAGCGCTATCGTAAACGCTCTAATGAATATTTTGCCATGGCAAAAAAGATGTTGAAGACGGATCTGGATTTGACCGGTAAGGAAACAATCGTTCTTGATCGTGAAAAGCTCAATCACTTTAAGACCAAAAAAGAGCAGCGTGACTATTGGACGCGCCAGCTTAAGTTTCAGTTGATGAGTATTACTTTGGGTCAAGAAGACGAAAAAGCAAAAGAAAAAGTGTTTTTAGACAATCCAGATATTACTCGCGGGCAGGACCTAGTGCGTAATGATGAACGCACGCCGAGTGAGATTTTGCTCAATCGCTTATCACGTCAGCAAGAGCAGTTTACCCGTCTAAAAGATGATGAGATTATGGAAACCATCTTAAATACGGCGATGCTGACCTATGATCCGCACAGTAATTATTATGCGCCGATTCAAGCCAATGAATTGCAAATCCAATCCAGTCTACAGTTAGAAGGGATCGGTGTTTCGATTCGCCCTGACCGCAAAAACCCAGATTATACTCGTATTGTAACTTTGGTAGATGGAGGTCCAGCGGCCAAATCTGGTCAGATTAAGCCCAATGATTTGATTATTGGTATCGCAAAAGATGGTGAAACCATGACCGATGTGGTCGGCTGGTCAACGCGTGAGATTGTCAGTTTGATTCGTGGCAAGCGCGGTACTTCGGTGACGATCAAAGTGCGTCAGCCCAATACGCCTGATACCAGCGCTCGCAATGTAACGGTGGTTCGTGACATCATTCAGCAAGAAGAATCAGGGGTTACTCAACGCGTCGTCGAAGTGCAACGTCCTAATATTGATAAAACACCAAAGCGCATCGGGGTCCTTGAGATACCGAGCTTTTATTTAAATTACCGCGCCCGCCGTAATGGTGAGGATTATCGTAGCGTCAGTATTGATACCGAAAAGGCACTCAAAGAGCTTAATAAGGAAAATATCGACGGTCTAGTGGTTGATCTACGTAATAACCCAGGTGGCTCGCTCGATGAAGTTGCCAAAATGCTCGGCTTCTTTATTAAGAGCGGTCCAATGGTGCAAATTCGTGACAATCGCGGCAATATTCAAGTCTATGATGATATAGATGGTGGTGAGCAACTTTATAAGGGCAAGGTGGTGGTCATCACCAACCTAGCGTCTGCCTCTGCTAGTGAGATATTTGCTGCAGCGATTCAAGATTACGGTCGTGGGCTGGTCGTCGGTAGCACAACCACTGGCAAAGGCTCGGCACAAATCCAATTGGATAGCCTAGCTTTGGGTTCTGCGACTTTAACCCAGCGTAAATTTTATCGTATTACTGGTGGCAGTACGCAGAATAAAGGCGTCGTGCCTGATGTTGAATTGGTTAATATCTACGATGACGCGACCTTTGGCGAGCGTGCACAGAAAAAAGCGCTGCCTTGGGATACGATTAAAACGGCGCCGTACAAACCTGAAGGTAAGTTTACTGCTGATACGTTAGCAACGCTTAACCAACAGTCAAAAATTCGCCAACAGAAAAACCCGCAGTTTGTTTATCTATCAACGCTAAATGATATCCGTAATATGGAAGATGAGAAAAAACCTTTCCCTCTCGATATCAATAGCCGCCGTGCCAAAATGCAGCTGATAGAAAAACGCTCATTAGAAGCTGAAAATAAGCGTCTCATCGCAACCGGTGAGCGTCCTTATGCCAATTGGAATACTTATCAAGCGGCAATGGATGCCAAGTTCGAAGAGCGTAGCCAGATGAAGGCTCTAGAGCGTCCAGAGCTACCTGAAGACGAAGCTTTCATTAATGAAGCTGCTTATATTATGCTTAGTGCCAATCCAAAAGTGCTGGTTAGTCCTGAAGAAAAGTTGTAA